A stretch of DNA from Phycisphaerales bacterium AB-hyl4:
CGAGTTGTCCGCCTACGGCTTCGGTGGCGGGGTTTCGTTTTTTGCCGTTGCGTCGCGCGTTGGAGATGTGGATGTATCGGAGGCCGGTGTTGAGGTGGAGGTTTTCGGTGAGCTGGTAGGTGAGTCCGAGGATCATGGTTGCGGTGAAGTTGAAGTGTGTGCCGTCGCGGTTACGGGCGCGGTCGCCGTCGGGGAGGCTGACGTTGGTGTAGATCATGCCGCCGCCGCCTTCAAAGAAGAGCGTGAAGTTTTGTCGTTGGAGGAAGTGCCATCGGCCGTGTAGGCCGAGCCCGCCGCCGTAGGCGTCGTCGCCGGACTGGTATGAAGCGAGTCCGATGGTTTCGAGCCGTATGGCGAGTGCGTCGGCGAAGTAGTAGCTGCCGCCGATGGCGGTGCCGTAGATGTCTGCGTTGGCGCCGGGGCTGACGTCGGAGGTGGCGAAGCCGACGGCGTCGAGGGTCCACGAGCCTTCGGTGAAGGGGGCGGGGCGTTGTTCGTGCCGAGCCTCGCGGGCGGCGTGGTCGAGGTCGTCGTGCTGGACGGCGAGTGAGAGCTGGTAGTTGTTGCAGGACTCGCAGGCGTCGGCCGACTGCGAGAATGTGGCGATGGCGAGCGCGGCGATGGCGATCCATGCGTGAAGAGCGATACGTTGCATCCGTTCAACCTCGTTAATGGAAAGTAGGGTAGGGGTCGTGTGGCCCCCCGGAGCCCCTCGGTGAAGCGTTAAGAGGGGCAGTGTAGCGAGAAGAAGGATAGGGCAAAAGCGGAGGGGGAGCGGAAGGTGGTTAAATTTGGTGGGGTGGTGGCGATGGTGAGGGTGACAGGGGTGATGGGACGGACCGACGGAGTTGCTACAATCGCGCGGATGACGATACCGGACCAGGAAATGCTTGCGGGCGAGTTGACGGAGTTGATCCAGTCGCAGGTGCTGGAGACGAGCGAGCCGTTGCATGCGGAGTCGGACCTGTTTGCCGCGGGGCTGGATTCGATGGCGATGATGCAATTGTTGCTGTTGATTGAGCAGCGGTATGGGGTGATGTTGCCTGCGTCGGATTTGACGACGGAGCACTTCGGTCGGCCCACCGATATCGCGAAGCTGTTGCGGGTGCGATTGGGCGAGCAGGCGGCGGGGGAGGGGTCGGTTGGCGATGGCGAGTGAGGGTGGATCGCCGCGTCGGTTGCCGATTCTTGCGTGTGATGGGTTCATGCTCGCGATGGATGCGATGATGCGCCGCTCAGGTCAGGGCGGGCATTACGGGGGGACTTTGATTGAGTTGGATCGTGTGCCGGAGATGCCGGCGTTGCGCGTGGCGTGGCAGCGATTCGTGCGCGCGTATCCGCTGGTGCTGGGGCGGTTGAGGCGGGGGTTGCCGGGGCGGGTGCCGCGATGGGAAGTGCCGGATGAGGTGTATGCCGAGGCGGTGCCGGTGGTGGAGTTGTGGCATGAGCCGGGCGTGTTGGGGCTGGATGGGGCGCGGGAGGTGGCGTCGGTGGCGGCGTTGTGCGTGCGTCGGTTGAACTTGCGATCGGAGGCGGGTGGGCGTGAGGATGCGCTGCCGAACGTTCGGCTGGATGTGGTGCAGTGTGCGGGGGGCGGGGCGACGGTGGTGGTGACGTGGTCGCATCTGCTGTTGGATGGGAAGGGTGTGGAGTTGTTGCTGACGGAGCTTGCGCGGTTCGCGACGGGGCAAGTGGATGATCCGATGCCGGCGACGCTGGCGAGTGCATCGCCGGTGAAGTTGAGCGTGGTGCAGCGGCGGGAACGGCGGATTGCGTTTTTGCGGCATTTTCGTGGGTTGATGAGCACGCCGTTCACGAGCTTGGGGCGCGGCGAGGCGCGAGCGGGTGCGGCGAACTTTGAGGTGGTGACGTTGGGGGCGGCGGCGTCGGGTCGCGTGCGCGAGCGGGCGGGTGAGCTTGCGAGTCCGTTGATGCCTGCGCCGTTTTATCTGGCGTGCGCGGCGCGGGCTCATGATCGGGTGTTTCGGGGGCGTGGGTTGGAGCAGCCGCAGGTGGTGACGATGCCGGTGCAGACTCGGCCGAAGGGTGGGAGGGGGCCGATGTTTCAGAATCATTTGTCGATGTTTTTCGTGCGGTTGGAGCAGAGCGATCTGGAGACGGTGGCGGTTGCGACGCGGGCGGTGCAGGCGCAGTTTGGCGAGATGATGCGGCATCGGTTGGACCAGGCGTTTTCGACGGTGCAGAACGCGATGCGTCGGCTGCCGCCGCGGTTGTACATGGCGTTTTTGCGTTGGCAGGCGCGGGGCGAGGTGGCGTCGTTTTTTCATTCGCATACGGGGGCGTTTGCGCCGCAGCTGGTTGAGCTTGCGGGTGCGAAGGTGTTGCATGGCTATCACCTGCCGACGGTGTGCACGCCGCCGGGCACGGGGCTGTTTGTCAGCGAGTGGGGGGATGAGATGGATGTGACGCTTTCGTGGCGAGGTGATGTGATCGACGCGGCGGAGCGGGGGGCAATGGTGGAACAGTTCGTGGCGGATTTGGTGGGGGAGGCGGTTGAGGTGGAACGGCGGGTGGTGATTGAATCGGTTTCTAGTTTCTAGTTTCTAGTTTCTAGTTTCTAGTTTCTAGTTTCTAGTTTCTAGTTTCTGGTTTCTGGTTACTGGTTTTGACTTTTGTGGTTTGAGGAGGGAAGAAACCCACGCCGTGACGGTGTGGGCTTCGAGGGAGTGGGTGATCCGGGGATTCGTCACTTTGTTCCTCATCCCTCGGCTTGGATGATGAGCACACATTTCACATTCCACCTCTCACATTCCCCTGGCCGCTGACGGTTGTGTTACGTGGCGGTAAGCTGGGGGGATGCGATGTGACGTGCTGGTGATCGGCGGGGGGAGCGCAGGGCTGGCGGCGGCGGTGGCGGCGGCGCGCGCGGGGGCGAAAGTGGTGCTGGTGGAACGGCATGGCGCGCTGGGGGGGATGGCGTCGGCGGCGCTGGTGCATTCGATCTGTGGGCTGTATCTGTTGCGTGATGAGTCGGGCACGGCGGGGCGGCCGACGTATGCGAATGTGGGGCTGGCGACGGAGTTGGCGGGGCGGTTGATCGCGGTGGGCGGCGCGTGGGGGCCGACGCGGATGGGGCGGGTGGATGTGTTGATGCAGCATCCGCCGGCGCTGGCGTGCGTGGCGGATGCGATGGTGGGTGAGGCGGGGGTGACGGTATGCCTGCATAGCGAAGTGATCTCGGTGGAGCGGGCGGGTGAGCGTGTGGCGGCGGTGGAGGTGAGCTGTCGCGGGCGACGGTGGCGGATCGAGGCGGAGGCGGTGGTGGATGCGAGCGGGGATGGGGTGGTGGCGGCGATGGGCGGGTTGGCGTTCGAGCAGGCGGGGGGCGAGCGGTTGCAGCGGCCTGCGTTTATCTTTGCGATGCAGGATGTGGCGGCGGAAGGGGTGACGGGCGAGGCGAGGCTGCGGCTGGCGGGGCAGGTGGCGGCGGCGGTGCGTGATGGACGGCTGCCGACGGGGGCGCTGGGCATGGCGGTGCGGGGGACGGGGCGCGGGGGGGAGGCGTATGTGACGATCGACCTGGCGGGCGATGTTGATGGGGCATATGACCCGACGCAGCCGAGTTGTCTGTCAGCGTTGGAGGTGGTGGGTAGGTCGCTTGCGGCGGCGGTGGCGGGTTACCTGCGGGCAGAGGCGGCGGGGTTTGAGCGGAGCACGATCAGCGCGTTTCCGACGCGCGTGGGCGTGCGTGAGAGTCGGCGGGTGGTGGGGCGGTATTGCCTGACGGCGGAGGATCTTGAATGTGGTGCGGCGTTTGACGATGGTGTGGCAGTGGCGACGTGGCCTCGTGAGTTGCGGGAGACGGCGCGGGGGGCACGGCTGCGGTTTCCGCGCAACGGCCGAGCTTGCGATGTGCCGTTGCGGGCGCTGCATGCGGCAGGGGCGGCGAATCTGTTCATGGCGGGGCGATGCATGTCATGCGATCACGAAGCGCAGGCGTCGGTGCGGGTGATCGGCACCTGCCTGGCGACGGGCGAGGCGGCGGGCCTGGCGTCGGCGACGTGGGCGGATGTGGGGGCGGTGGATGCAGCGGCGGTGCGGCGGGCGCGGGAGCAGTGGGTGCTGCCTGTGAGTGAGCGGTGGGGGGAGGGGGGTTCTGGTTTCTAGTTTCTGGTTGGGGGGTGTCCCACGGATCGCTGCGCTATGTCCGTGGGCTTTATTAGGGTAGGCGTATGGGGCATTTGTGAGGTTGGTGGATGAACTGTGTTGATTTGATCTTTGAGCATGTTGATCGCGCGCCGGGGCGGGCGGCGTTGATTGAGGCGGGTGATGCGCCGCGGACGGTGACGTATGGGGCGCTTGGGCCTTGCGTCGATCGGCTGGCGGCGGCGTTGCGGCGGGCGGGTGTGGTCGATGCGCCGGCGACGCGCGTGGGGCTGCTTTGTCCGGATGGGGCGGACTATGTGCTGCTGTGCCTGGCGCTGTTGCGGGCGGGGGCGTGCGTGGTGCCGATCGCGGGGGAACTGTCGAGCGTGGAGCGGAAGCAGTTGGTGGAGATGACAGCGTTGGATCGGTTGGTGCTCGGGCGCGGTGCGAAGTGGGCAGACGTGCCGGGCGAAGCGGTGGCGATTGAAGCGGGGGAAGTGTCGTGCGAAGGTCGGGTGGGTGTGTGCGGGGAGGAGGTGGGGGCAGCGTTTGATGAGGAAGCGCTGGCGGCGATGCGGCCTGCGTTTATTCGGTTCAGCTCGGGGACGACGGGCGGGAGTAAGGGGATTGTGCTTTCGCATAAGCGATTGCATGAGCGGATCGAGGCGGCGAACAAGGCGCTTGCGATCGGGGCGAGCGATTCGGTGGTGTGGATGCTGCCGATGGCGCACCATTTTGCGGTGTCGATGATGCTGTACTTGATGAAGGGGGCGACGACGGTGCTTGTGCGTGAGCCGATGGCGGGGAAGGTGCTCGACGCGGTGCACGCGCATGGGGGGACGGTGTTGTATGCAGCGCCGTTTCATCATGCGATGTTGGCGGGGGAGGGGTCGGGGCGTGGGTGGCCGGGGCTGCGGCTGGCGGTGTCGACGGCGGCGGGGCTGCCGACGGCGACGGCGGCGGCGTTTGATCGGCGGTTTGGTGTGCCGCTGTCGCAGGCGCTTGGGGTGATTGAGGTGGGGCTGCCGATGGTGAACGTGGCACGGGCGAGAGAGAAGCCTGAGTCGGTGGGGCAGGTGCTGCCTGACTTTGAGCTGGCGTTGCGGGATGAGGCGGGGGCGTCGGTGGAAGCGGGTGAGGTGGGGGAGTTGTATGTGCGGGGGCCGGGGATGCTGGATGCGTACCTTGTGCCGTGGCGGCCGGGGGGGGCGGCGTTGTCGGAGGGGTGGTTTCGTACGGGGGACTTGGCACGGCGGGACGCGGAGGGGGATGTGTTTCTCGTCGGGCGCGGGAAGACGGTGATCAACGTGGCGGGGCTGAAGTGCTTTCCGGAAGAGGTGGAAGCGGTGTTGAACGCGCATCCGCAGGTGCGCGAGTCGCGGGTGTATGGTCGGGGGCACGCGCATGTGGGGACGGTGCCGGTGGCGGAGGTGGTGCCGATGGATATCGATTCGCCGCCGACGGCGGCGTCGCTGTCGACGCATTGCAGGCAGTTGCTGGCGGCGTACAAACGGCCGATGCAGTTTCAGTTTGTCGACGCGCTGCAGCGGACAGCGAGCGGGAAGATTCGGCGGGCAGTGGGGGAGGCAGAGGGGGCTTGAGCGGTGAGGCTTGGGGCTTGGGGGAGGAGCAGGGGCTTGGGGGAGCTGAGCGATTTTAAGTCGCTCAGCCTTGGGCTTTGGGTGGGTGGTTGAAAAATGAATGTGCAGGTTACTCTTGGTCGATTATGATATTATCAATGTCGCCGATTCACGGCGGAGGCATGATTTCGGCAGGTATTTGACAGTTTTGCGGTCGGCTTTGCTTGAGGCTCCCTGTTGACAGGAGTGGGCGGTCGCGTTGAAGTGGCGGCCGGGGATTTCCGGGCAGAGCCATAGGGCTTTGGGGCAATCGTCGGCGTGCTCGGTACGGGCTGGGGGGCGTGTGTGTGTGGTTTGGTGTGATGGTCAGAATTTAGTTGCTGGCTATATGGTGAGGAGTCGTTTCATGGAGATTTGCGAGCTCCAACGGTCTGAGACGCCGATGTGGGTTCGTCGGCTGATGGATCGGCCTGACGCGAGCCGACGTTGGCAGGTGTCGGGGCTGCGCGCCAGCAGCGTCGAGCGGGGCGCGTTCAGCCTGACGGAGATCGTCTTGCCGAACGCTCGGGCGATGTCGCCTGACGTGTTTCGCGGCGAGGTGCAGCGGGCGTATGAGCTGGCGTTGGAGACGCTGTCGGCTTGCCGAGCGTCGCATGCCGTGCGGTGGTGGAACTTCGTGCCGGGTATCAATCGCGATGCGGGCGACGGCCTGGACTGGTACATGGTTTTCAATGCGGGTCGACATGCCGCGATGCAGCGGCGGTACGGCGCGAACGAGTTCGGCAGGCAGCTTGCGACCGCGAGCGGCGTGGGTTCGCATGGTGATGACTTTGTCGTTCAGGTGCTTGGCTCGACGCGGCCGGGCCAACCGTTGGAAAACCCGCGGCAGATTCCCGCTTACAACTATTCTGAAAGCTACGGCCCGCTGCCGCCCTGCTTCGCGCGAGCGACCGGGTTGGGGCATGCGGAACATGATGCCATGCGCGGCACGCTGCTGATCGGCGGCACGGCGAGCATTGTGGGCGAAAAGACCCAACACCTCGGCAACATCGACGGCCAGATGGAAGAGACGTTGCGGAACATGGCCCACCTGCTCGCGGCCGGCTGCGGTGCGGCGGCGGAGGATCGTGTGCTGCGACATATCGAAGAGGTGCGGGTGTATGTCGTTCGGCAGGAGGATCGCGCGGGGATTATCGATGCACTTGCGGCGCGGATGACCGGGCTTAAGCGGATGGAAGTGATCCACGCGGACCTGTGTCGGCCTTGCTTGCTGGTGGAGGTTGAAGCCGTCACCGGGCCGGGCCTGCTGGCGAGCATGAATCAGCGCGGCGCGGCGGGGCAGCGGCTTGCGACGGCGTGAGCAGTGGCGGTCGATAGACACCCTTTCCGGGCTACACTAAATTGGTGCCATGTCCAGCATTTTAGCCCGGCAACTTCAATCGCATGCCCGCAGTCGGCCTGATGCGGTGGCTGTGCGCCTCGCCGGCGAAGGCGCGGCGGAGGCGGTGTTGACGTGGGGGCAGTGGGCTGAGGCGGCGGCGGCGCTGGCGGCGCGGTTGCACGAGCAGACGACGGCGAACGCGGTGGTGCTGGTGGGGATTGGCAATCACCCGGCGTTTCATGTGGCGTTGATGGGCGTACTGCTGGCGGATCGGCGGGCGATGGCGATGGCGCCGGATTGCGCGGGCAGCGAGATCGCCGCGGCGGCGACGCGAACGAACGCCGAGGCCGCGATCGGCACGGAGGCGTTTGTTGAACACGCGGCGATGCACGGGCTGCGCTGCGTCGATCGCGATGAGCTGATCGATGCGACGGCGGCGGATGCGCAAGCGGTGTGGTCGCGGCATCAAGGTGATGGGGCGGTGTTGCTGTCGAGTTCGGGTACGACGGGTCGGCCGAAGATCGTGCAGCGCGGTACGGGGTCGCTTGGCGCGGTGGGCGAGAGTTGTGCCCGGGGTATCGGGTTTCAAGCGGATGACACGGTGCTGCTGACGATTCCGGTGCATCACTCGTATGGGCTTGAGCATGGTTTGCTCGCGCCGCTGGTGGCGGGCACGCGAGTTGAGCTTGTCGCCAGCTTTGATGCCGAGCGTGTGCTTGCACGGTTGCTCGCGGGCGAAGCGACGATCTTTCCGTCGGTGCCGTTCATCTTCGAAGCGCTGGCGCAGGCGCACGCGCGGGCGGGGGCGGGCGGGCTTGCGATTCGCCGGGCGTACTCGGCGGGCGGGCCGCTGCCGACGGGTGTGTATGAGGCATGGCAAGGTCGGCTTGGTGTTCGGCTGGGGCAGTTGTATGGGTCGACGGAGATCGGCTCGGTTTCGTTCAACGACCCTGATGAGCCGGGCTTTGATCCGACGAGCGTGGGGCGGGCGTTGCCGGGCGCGACGTTGGTTGTGCTCGATCGCGAGACGCCGAGTTTGAATCGGCCGTTGGGTGCGGGCGAGCAGGGTCGCGTGGCGGTTGCGTCGGGGGGGATGATGTCGTGTTATGTTGATCAGCCGAGCGATGAGCTTGTCGACGGGTATTTCATGACGAACGACGTCGGATGGCTGGACGATCGCGGTCGGTTGACGTTGGCCGGTCGATTGAATCTGTTGATTGATATTGATGGGCGGAAGGTGAACCCGGCCGAGGTCGAGGCGGTGCTGGCGGCGCATGAGGCGGTGGCGGAGGCGGTGGTGTTGCCGATGCGGATGACCGAGACGATGAATCGGCTGAAGGCGGTGGTCGTGCCGCGTGCGGGGATGCGGGTTGATACGAACGAATTGCGTCAGTTTGCTCGTGGCCGACTGAGCGGTCACAAGCTGCCGCGGGTGTACGAGGTGCGTGAGAGCCTGCCGCGATCGGCGACGGGTAAGGTGTTGCGGGAGGCGCTGCTTTGTTCATGAACGATTGGAAGCGTGTTGCGTCGGCAGTGCTGGTGATGGTGGTATGCGTGGGGGCGGGCTGCCAGCCGCGAGCACCGTTGCCGACGCATGAGTGGGATGATTTTCGCGAAGCGTTGCGTGTGATCGAGCAGCGCAATGCGGCGATTGAGAATGTTTCGTCGGCGTTTGATCTGACGATCCGTCGGCCGGAGGGCGGCACGGTCACACTGGAGGGGGCGATGGTGGCGGAGCGGCCCGACCGGATGCGGTTGCAGGCGTGGCGGTTTCATCGCGAGGTGATGGACCTGGTGCGCTCGCCGGAGGGGACGTGGTTGTGGACAGCCGAGCAGGTGGACGAGATTGACGAGCAGTTCGCTCATCCGCAGGCGCATGAAGTGGACTGGTTTCAGGCGTTTTTCATGACGCCCGACCCGGAGACGTCGCAGTTGATCGAGGCTGGCGGCGGAGGTGAGCCGATGGTGGTGCGCTGGCCGTTGGGGGGAGGCGATGGCGAAACGGGCGGGTGGCATGGTCGAGCGGAGATTGACGGGGCGACGCTGACCGTGATGCGGATTGATGTGTATGACGAGACGGACACGTTTGTGCAGCGCGTGCTGTTCAGTGAGTATCGCGTGATGGATGGGCTGGTGTTTCCGATGCGCATCGGCGCGGAGGGGCAGTGGAACGCGACGCTGCGATCGCATGATGTGGAGTTGAACGGCGACCTGCCGACCGGGGTGTTTGAACCGCCTGCCCGAGCCAACCGATTGGACTGATCCGCCGATGCGACGCGTGTTGTCGATTCCGATGCGTCGGCCGTGGGTGACGCTGCTTGTTGCTGCGGCGATCGCGGCGCTGGCGGTGGTGTCGGTGTTGCGGCTGGAGGCGGAGCCGTCGCTGAAGCCGTTGTTCGCGGCGGACGATCCGGCGTCGCAGGCGATGGTGAGTGTGCTGGATGATTTCAGCGCGGCGGATCGGCTGCTGGTGCTGGTGCGGGCGGGGGATGAGGTGGGGTCGCCAGCCGAGGCGATGATTGCGTTTGCCGAGCGGTTTCGTGCAGCGGTGGCGGGGGATGCGGCGCTGGCGGGGATGGTGGTATCGCTGGCGTATGAGCCTGGCGACGCGGTGGGCGAGGCGTTGCAGGAGGCGATCGCGGCGGAGGGATTGCATTATCTCGATGATGAGCAGTTCGCACGATTGCAGCAGCGGTTGACGGGGGAGGGGATTCGCTCGCAGATTCGTCGCAACGAGGGGTTGATCGCGGCGGCGGACCCGGCGGCGGACGCGGTGAGCGAGCGGGTGTTGCGCGATCCGCTGCGGTTGTTTGAGTTGCTCGCTGATGCGTTGCGGCCGATGCAGGCGCGGTTCGCGATGGGCGAAGATGATGCGGGCGGGCCGTACATTGGGCGCGACGGGCGAACGCTGTTGATTGAAGTGCGTGCGACCGAGCCGGCGGGGGATCTGGCGTTTACGCGCGAGTTCATGCAGCGGGTGCAGCATGCGGTTGAGGTGGCCGAGCCGAGCGGGTTGGAGGTGCAGTTCGCCGGCGGGTATCCGATCGCCGAGCTGAGCGAGCGTGTGATCCGCGGCGACATGATTTTCAGCGTCGTGTGCTCGGTGATCCTGTTGCAGTTGCTTTTTCTGGTGGCGTATCGCAGTCCGTGGAATTTTCCGTTGACGTTTCTGCCGGTGGCCGGGGGCATCCTCACGGGCTTTGGCGTGTATGCGCTGTTGTCGACGAGGCTGACGCCGGTGACGGCTTCGTCGGGCGCGATCCTTGCCGGGCTGGGGGTGGACTACTGCATTCATTATCTGTCGCATTACCACACGCATCGCGGCGACGGGCATCGGCCGCGGGAGGCGGCGCAGATGAGCCTGTCGCTGGCACCGGCGTTGGGCGCGGCGTTCGTGACGTCGATGATCGGGTTCATCGCCATCGCCAGCTCGCGCGTGCCGGCGTTGCAGGACTTCGCGATCATCGGCGCACTGGGGCTTGGGGGTGCGTTTCTCGGGGCGATGCTGGTGTTGCCTGCGATGTTGCAGGTTTGCGATCGTCGGCGGGAGGACGATCGGCTGAGCATGCGTTTGCGGTTGCAGCCGATGGTGCGATGGATCGCGCGGCGGGCGGTGGGATGTATGGCGGTGGCGTCGGCGTTGGGGGTTGGTGGTGTGGTGTGGGTCGCGTTGGCGGGGTTGCCGACGTTTGAGACGGACCTGACGGTATTGCAGCCGCGGCCGAACCCGGCGTTGGAAGCGCAGGCGGAGATCGCTGAGCATTTTCCGTCGGCGATGGAGTCGGTGCCGGTCTACCTGGAGGCGGAGCGTTGGCCGACGCTGGTGGCGCGGGCGCATGAGGTGGATCGACGGTTGATGACGTCGGCGATGCGCGAGGCGGGCATCGCGCCGCCGATGAGTGTGGCGATGTTGCTGCCGGACCCGGCGGAGGCGGAGGCACGGCGCGAGCGTGTGGCGTCGATTGACGCGGAGCGGGTGTTGGCCGACTTTCGCGCGGCGG
This window harbors:
- a CDS encoding acyloxyacyl hydrolase — its product is MQRIALHAWIAIAALAIATFSQSADACESCNNYQLSLAVQHDDLDHAAREARHEQRPAPFTEGSWTLDAVGFATSDVSPGANADIYGTAIGGSYYFADALAIRLETIGLASYQSGDDAYGGGLGLHGRWHFLQRQNFTLFFEGGGGMIYTNVSLPDGDRARNRDGTHFNFTATMILGLTYQLTENLHLNTGLRYIHISNARRNGKKRNPATEAVGGQLGLTWSF
- a CDS encoding acyl carrier protein; this translates as MTIPDQEMLAGELTELIQSQVLETSEPLHAESDLFAAGLDSMAMMQLLLLIEQRYGVMLPASDLTTEHFGRPTDIAKLLRVRLGEQAAGEGSVGDGE
- a CDS encoding FAD-dependent oxidoreductase, translating into MRCDVLVIGGGSAGLAAAVAAARAGAKVVLVERHGALGGMASAALVHSICGLYLLRDESGTAGRPTYANVGLATELAGRLIAVGGAWGPTRMGRVDVLMQHPPALACVADAMVGEAGVTVCLHSEVISVERAGERVAAVEVSCRGRRWRIEAEAVVDASGDGVVAAMGGLAFEQAGGERLQRPAFIFAMQDVAAEGVTGEARLRLAGQVAAAVRDGRLPTGALGMAVRGTGRGGEAYVTIDLAGDVDGAYDPTQPSCLSALEVVGRSLAAAVAGYLRAEAAGFERSTISAFPTRVGVRESRRVVGRYCLTAEDLECGAAFDDGVAVATWPRELRETARGARLRFPRNGRACDVPLRALHAAGAANLFMAGRCMSCDHEAQASVRVIGTCLATGEAAGLASATWADVGAVDAAAVRRAREQWVLPVSERWGEGGSGF
- a CDS encoding class I adenylate-forming enzyme family protein, whose translation is MNCVDLIFEHVDRAPGRAALIEAGDAPRTVTYGALGPCVDRLAAALRRAGVVDAPATRVGLLCPDGADYVLLCLALLRAGACVVPIAGELSSVERKQLVEMTALDRLVLGRGAKWADVPGEAVAIEAGEVSCEGRVGVCGEEVGAAFDEEALAAMRPAFIRFSSGTTGGSKGIVLSHKRLHERIEAANKALAIGASDSVVWMLPMAHHFAVSMMLYLMKGATTVLVREPMAGKVLDAVHAHGGTVLYAAPFHHAMLAGEGSGRGWPGLRLAVSTAAGLPTATAAAFDRRFGVPLSQALGVIEVGLPMVNVARAREKPESVGQVLPDFELALRDEAGASVEAGEVGELYVRGPGMLDAYLVPWRPGGAALSEGWFRTGDLARRDAEGDVFLVGRGKTVINVAGLKCFPEEVEAVLNAHPQVRESRVYGRGHAHVGTVPVAEVVPMDIDSPPTAASLSTHCRQLLAAYKRPMQFQFVDALQRTASGKIRRAVGEAEGA
- a CDS encoding class I adenylate-forming enzyme family protein, translated to MSSILARQLQSHARSRPDAVAVRLAGEGAAEAVLTWGQWAEAAAALAARLHEQTTANAVVLVGIGNHPAFHVALMGVLLADRRAMAMAPDCAGSEIAAAATRTNAEAAIGTEAFVEHAAMHGLRCVDRDELIDATAADAQAVWSRHQGDGAVLLSSSGTTGRPKIVQRGTGSLGAVGESCARGIGFQADDTVLLTIPVHHSYGLEHGLLAPLVAGTRVELVASFDAERVLARLLAGEATIFPSVPFIFEALAQAHARAGAGGLAIRRAYSAGGPLPTGVYEAWQGRLGVRLGQLYGSTEIGSVSFNDPDEPGFDPTSVGRALPGATLVVLDRETPSLNRPLGAGEQGRVAVASGGMMSCYVDQPSDELVDGYFMTNDVGWLDDRGRLTLAGRLNLLIDIDGRKVNPAEVEAVLAAHEAVAEAVVLPMRMTETMNRLKAVVVPRAGMRVDTNELRQFARGRLSGHKLPRVYEVRESLPRSATGKVLREALLCS
- a CDS encoding RND family transporter, giving the protein MRRVLSIPMRRPWVTLLVAAAIAALAVVSVLRLEAEPSLKPLFAADDPASQAMVSVLDDFSAADRLLVLVRAGDEVGSPAEAMIAFAERFRAAVAGDAALAGMVVSLAYEPGDAVGEALQEAIAAEGLHYLDDEQFARLQQRLTGEGIRSQIRRNEGLIAAADPAADAVSERVLRDPLRLFELLADALRPMQARFAMGEDDAGGPYIGRDGRTLLIEVRATEPAGDLAFTREFMQRVQHAVEVAEPSGLEVQFAGGYPIAELSERVIRGDMIFSVVCSVILLQLLFLVAYRSPWNFPLTFLPVAGGILTGFGVYALLSTRLTPVTASSGAILAGLGVDYCIHYLSHYHTHRGDGHRPREAAQMSLSLAPALGAAFVTSMIGFIAIASSRVPALQDFAIIGALGLGGAFLGAMLVLPAMLQVCDRRREDDRLSMRLRLQPMVRWIARRAVGCMAVASALGVGGVVWVALAGLPTFETDLTVLQPRPNPALEAQAEIAEHFPSAMESVPVYLEAERWPTLVARAHEVDRRLMTSAMREAGIAPPMSVAMLLPDPAEAEARRERVASIDAERVLADFRAAVDASIFEPTVYADYETFLARLLEGGASPGVALLSASPEVAELLLPRGVFAGGGDEPVGRPRALTLVRFEREIADPVERREAILAVQTALAGMAGVTVTGMDVVGEQVRATIQAELPVLLSVAGAVVVVWLLVVFRRPGRVALTMIPAVFCLVTVAVMMQVTGTRLNPINLLAIPLLAGIGVDDGIFLMSIARRYHGRGKAMLEQFAASCHAITMTSVTTLLAFGSLLLTSTPAIQSLGLVLATGMVACWFASLFLLMPLLIVTHRREEKPTG